The following proteins are encoded in a genomic region of Desulfurococcaceae archaeon:
- a CDS encoding DUF5658 family protein, with translation MEEDEERMKALIYIMLLQIVDILTMKIALDRGGIELNPLYHAFGLELFALVKIVVSFIIAFIYYYSSSRSIRASVLAVYTFIMLHGILSNVYTALF, from the coding sequence ATGGAAGAAGATGAGGAGAGAATGAAAGCGTTGATCTACATAATGCTTTTGCAGATAGTTGATATTTTAACAATGAAGATAGCTCTCGATCGCGGGGGTATTGAGCTCAACCCGTTATACCACGCCTTTGGCTTGGAGTTGTTTGCTCTTGTGAAGATTGTTGTTTCTTTTATCATCGCATTTATTTACTATTACTCGTCGTCCAGATCGATTAGAGCGAGTGTTCTTGCCGTGTATACCTTTATTATGCTTCACGGCATACTCAGTAATGTCTATACCGCGCTTTTCTAG